The window GCTTCCATTTATCACTCCCATAACCTTTGTTATCACTAAATAAAACTGATGGTCTTCAAATTCActtctttgtttatatataagTAGTGCTACTGTTACTGACATCCCATTTCCTCTACCGCCGTCACTTTTTTCCGTTGCTACTGTCATCActttcatcactactactactactactactactactactactactactactactactactactactactttctacaAAAGACATAGTTACTACCATCGCTTCTTTACACCAGCCTtcagcctccttctcttcctctataacCCTACTCGCATCCTagatttcccttcctccttgtttACCGACCAGGACCTTAATCCCTCGAAGTAGCGAGGTCAGGACGTGGCTTAAGTTTCTCTCccgtttctccttcctccctcttccctccttccgtccttcctctaCTAACCTATCTACCCTGCCTCCCTTGTCATCCCTTCCTCAGTGGatgcttttatctttctcttccttttctgcttccctctttcctcttccagttTCTTGCATCGTATTTTATTTCATCGTCTTCCCTCGTTAATGttacttcatttcctcctcttcgtgttcGCTTTTGCTCCTCTTTAGTCTTTATCATGCCGTCCTTGTTCCTTTCCCTTTCGTTTTGTTTCGTTGTCTCTTggttatctttctctccctactcCTTTCGCCGCCTTTTGTTtacctactttcttttttttcttttcttgctcttaCTTCCCTCATtgaatgttttattattttttccctgagctatcttccccatcttttctattctcttcgtctttttctcacCAGATTTCATGTATTGTAAGAGAAATCCATTTGTTTTGATGTTGTGAATGGAGCCTTTCTCCCTCGCCATGCTTTTGTTCTTCCCGGTGTGTTTTATTATCTTGACACCTTTTTGCGATATATATTTCTACCTACGATGAATGGACTCCGTGTTTGTCTGTGACTAGGGCGGCGCTGAATTCTTGACGCCGACTTCCTCTTTTTACTAAGTATGTCCGTTCAggataagaataacaatgacaGCAGAGGAACGAAACTCCATATTAAACGCATGATTGTTGAgtgttgtatttttatttgaaCTGCGAGTTTTCCGTACAGTATCATTAATagggatttttctttcttttcagacGAAGAAGCACAACCCAAACCACGTGAAGCGGCCAATGAACGCCTTCATGGTTTGGTCACAGATGGAGCGGCGAGAAATTGTCAAGTTCGCCCCTGACATGCACAATGCAGAGATCTCCAAGCAACTgggaaagaggtggaagaacCTGACAGAGGACCAGCGACAGCCATACATCCAGGAGGCGGAAAGACTACGTCTGCTGCACATGCAAGAATATCCAGATTATAAATACCGGCCACGCAAGAAGACAAAATCTGGTAACTCTAAGTCAGTGGAGAAGGGCCGAGTGTCGAAAGCAAAGGACAAGAACAGCTCCAGCATTAATGCCATCAAGGGTGTCAAGCTGACTGCAGACCCATCCAGGGCGCAGGTCACCACAGGTTTGTCATCTATAAACCACAACAAGCTCAAACTCAAGCTCAAGATTGACAAAAAGTTCAAGGACTCGATCcggaacacaaacaacacacacactatgtacgTGCCCATCGCGCAGTGCACGTCGCCCGCTGAGGTGCCTGCCACGCCCAACGAGATGCCAGCTTCGCCCGAGAGCGCCTCCCTCTACGACAACCACGTGACCACTACATCATCCAGCAGGAGCAGTAGCCGCGCAGCCTCTATCAGCCCCGCCCCAGACAAGGAGCCGTTCATTTATGGTCTCTACACAATCGAGAGTGCCCCTGGCCTCACCTCCCTCCGGCCAGAGACCCTCGTGTCCTCCACTACTGTCACATCCTCTAAAGATGAccatgacgacgacgacgacgatgatgatgaaaaggatgACGTAAAACAGGACATTCTGATGTATAATCGAAAACGCCACACGGTGCGGGATGAAGTGTTTGCACCTCGACCGGTCCCTCCAACCTCCCTCTCCAGTTCACGTGCCGCCGATCCTCCGCCCATCAAGATGGAGCCGCTGGACATTAAGCAGGAACCGCCAACGGAGTCCGCGCTGGCCGATCTAGACTCCCTGACGGACTTGCTACAGATACCCTCCGACTTCAAGGTCGAGGTCGATGAAATCAACTCTGATCTCGACTTCGACGCAGTGTCCACTTCATCAGGGTCACACTTTGAGTTCTCTGACGTGTCAGACATGTTGAGTGATATTGGTGTAAGCAATGACTGTTGGGCCGACATCGGTATCATCAACTGATAACCCCGCGGCAGTCAAGCCGCGCAGTGTGCCGTGGTCGTGCACTGTGGTGCCAAGCGCACGATTCAACAACATAAACTTCCACTTGAAGTTGTGGAGTCGAG of the Portunus trituberculatus isolate SZX2019 chromosome 42, ASM1759143v1, whole genome shotgun sequence genome contains:
- the LOC123517338 gene encoding transcription factor SOX-4-like, whose amino-acid sequence is MLPQSVTDRSTSPTTTQGVIFGSQLVQANSRTPYSDATQTKKHNPNHVKRPMNAFMVWSQMERREIVKFAPDMHNAEISKQLGKRWKNLTEDQRQPYIQEAERLRLLHMQEYPDYKYRPRKKTKSGNSKSVEKGRVSKAKDKNSSSINAIKGVKLTADPSRAQVTTGLSSINHNKLKLKLKIDKKFKDSIRNTNNTHTMYVPIAQCTSPAEVPATPNEMPASPESASLYDNHVTTTSSSRSSSRAASISPAPDKEPFIYGLYTIESAPGLTSLRPETLVSSTTVTSSKDDHDDDDDDDDEKDDVKQDILMYNRKRHTVRDEVFAPRPVPPTSLSSSRAADPPPIKMEPLDIKQEPPTESALADLDSLTDLLQIPSDFKVEVDEINSDLDFDAVSTSSGSHFEFSDVSDMLSDIGVSNDCWADIGIIN